One genomic segment of Labrus bergylta chromosome 17, fLabBer1.1, whole genome shotgun sequence includes these proteins:
- the ccdc82 gene encoding coiled-coil domain-containing protein 82: MESLYKRKMFASMRKTKVDASKKKQIGLPASILDDSDEGSFSSSSSSSASQSDYQSSREEDSEQEDKGRSDSGASSSDDSRSVTRRKRSFLGGDDSSSSYSPGDEDEDKKGDRSQPKRMVQPKKRSRLQRRDDSDSDHAEEKRKEEEEKAKKRQRHNKLLALSRRMKARVPRRGRNRIKQGGDDDDEESKEDEDDDGDVKDGGRGENGNKRKAAEDDKGGKEKVKKVEEEHDEKDTDEDDEDDDDEEEEEEEEEKEKK; the protein is encoded by the exons ATGGAGAGCCTGTACAAGCGAAAAATGTTCGCGTCGATGCGGAAAACCAAAGTAGACGCGtcgaagaagaagcagatcgGCCTACCCGCCTCTATCCTGGACGACAGTGACGAaggctccttctcctcctcctcctcctcgtctgcGTCCCAATCCGACTACCAGAGCTCCCGGGAGGAGGACAGCGAGCAGGAGGACAAGGGCCGCAGCGACTCCGGGGCGTCTTCCAGCGATGACAGCCGCTCGGTGACCCGCAGGAAGCGCTCCTTCCTCGGAGGCGACGACAGCTCCTCTTCGTACAGTCCAGGCGATGAGGATGAAGATAAGAAGGGGGACAGGAGCCAGCCGAAGAGGATGGTGCAGCCCAAGAAGCGGAGCAGGCTGCAGCGGCGGGACGACTCGGACTCGGACCATGCCGAGGAGAAgcggaaagaggaggaggagaaggcgaAGAAGAGGCAGAGACACAACAAGCTGCTGGCGCTGTCCCGGAGGATGAAGGCCCGGGTGCCTCGCAGGGGGAGGAACCGTATAAAGCAG ggtggcgatgatgatgatgaagagtccaaagaagatgaggatgatgatggtgatgttaAAGATGGAGGCAGAGGAGAAAACGGAAACAAGAGAAAGGCTGCAGAGGATGACAAAGGAGGCAAAGAGAAGGTAAAAAAGGTCGAGGAAGAACATGACGAGAAAGACACGGATGAGGACGATGAGGACGATgacgatgaggaggaggaggaggaggaggaggagaaggagaagaagtag